A single region of the Garra rufa chromosome 6, GarRuf1.0, whole genome shotgun sequence genome encodes:
- the lcorl gene encoding ligand-dependent nuclear receptor corepressor-like protein isoform X3 — protein sequence MATQCRSSKCTAERKGFRRELDSWRHKLIHCVGFESILEGIYGPRLLQDLNIFDKCEPEAEDDWSMNANCSFCNLQLEKLNDHPAVAVPGSPSPAETPPPQGLSTSDKLQCQADRFLNAIFRKKEFPQSCDSSIPLVAQELMRKMIRRFALEYACKSQAHEGLNGLSDNSELLPHQPDLDGPLDLTISRASQSTPVDGVLDLSKKNTSENETAQRKVSGRPIREDYLDRSSEFAEGLLSKALKDIRSGSLDIHKAAILYGIPQKTLQLQTEALLPEWKAGEPSGCGDSGRGTEASCPTNDTRLVLQKVAAWARSQSEQSEVRKCKLASPEHTELKFPAAVTASSYLHHLTLQRMVSQLREQNDKSLASTEPATSPQSPATGPAVHIRIPQVRFIAQPKAQLDLAGLVDAVYQANKASDGSTAFHKLKAILPKQGLIESHSGLESRLLQGDLPPLCLNVKNGSVGGSVTGSVVDCGDNDRQDKQPRKKRGRYRQYDHDILEEAIAMVIGGKMSVSKAQGVYGIPHSTLEYKVKERTGMLKTPPKKKLRLAEAATSGSEKSGTTTNASSTAYKQS from the exons ATGGCGACCCAGTGCCGGAGCTCCAAATGCACGGCCGAAAGAAAAGGATTCCGGCGGGAACTCGACTCATGGCGACACAAACTCATCCACTGTGTCG gGTTTGAAAGTATACTGGAGGGAATATATGGACCAAGGCTGCTGCAAGATCTTAATATATTTGATA AGTGTGAACCAGAGGCTGAGGATGATTGGTCCATGAATGCAAACTGCTCTTTTTGCAACCTGCAGCTAGAGAAACTGAAT GACCATCCTGCTGTTGCCGTGCCTGGCTCGCCATCCCCTGCTGAAACCCCCCCACCTCAGGGCCTGTCCACCTCTGATAAACTCCAGTGCCAAGCAGACCGATTCCTCAATGCTATATTTCGTAAGAAGG AATTCCCTCAGAGCTGCGATTCCAGTATACCATTGGTAGCGCAGGAGCTGATGCGCAAGATGATACGGAGGTTTGCCTTAGAGTATGCGTGTAAAAGCCAGGCTCACGAGGGCCTGAATGGCCTGAGTGACAACTCTGAGCTTCTCCCTCATCAACCGGATCTTGATGGGCCTCTGGACCTCACCATCAGCCGAGCTTCTCAGTCCACACCAG TAGATGGAGTACTTGACCTCTCTAAGAAAAACACATCAGAAAATGAAACTGCTCAAAGAAAGGTTTCAGG GAGACCAATCAGAGAGGACTATTTGGATCGCAGCTCTGAGTTTGCAGAAGGTCTGCTCTCTAAAGCCTTGAAAGATATTCGGTCTGGATCACTGGACATTCACAAAGCAGCCATACTATACGGGATACCTCAGAAAACCTTACAGCTCCAGACAGAGGCCTTATTGCCAGAGTGGAAGGCAGGGGAACCGTCGGGTTGTGGTGACAGCGGCAGGGGCACAGAGGCATCGTGCCCGACCAACGACACTCGACTCGTCCTGCAGAAGGTAGCAGCATGGGCTCGCTCGCAGTCCGAGCAGTCCGAAGTAAGAAAATGTAAACTTGCGTCACCAGAGCACACCGAGCTGAAGTTCCCGGCAGCCGTGACTGCGTCGTCGTACCTTCACCACTTAACCTTGCAGAGGATGGTCTCACAGCTACGGGAGCAGAACGACAAGTCTCTCGCCAGCACCGAGCCAGCCACATCTCCTCAGAGTCCTGCCACTGGGCCAGCTGTGCACATCCGAATCCCTCAGGTACGCTTCATTGCTCAGCCCAAAGCCCAGCTGGACCTGGCTGGCCTGGTGGATGCTGTGTACCAAGCCAACAAAGCCTCTGATGGCTCCACTGCGTTCCACAAGCTGAAGGCCATTCTCCCTAAACAGGGCTTGATCGAAAGCCACTCTGGCCTCGAGTCACGTCTACTCCAGGGTGACCTGCCTCCACTGTGTCTGAACGTGAAGAACGGGAGCGTCGGCGGGAGCGTCACTGGAAGTGTGGTCGACTGCGGAGATAATGACCGTCAAGACAAGCAGCCACGGAAAAAGCGGGGCCGTTATCGGCAATATGACCATGATATCCTGGAGGAGGCCATAGCCATGGTGATTGGTGGGAAGATGAGCGTGTCGAAAGCTCAGGGCGTCTACGGGATTCCACACAGCACCCTCGAGTACAAAGTCAAAGAGCGAACAGGCATGCTCAAGACCCCACCAAAAAAGAAGCTCCGCCTTGCTGAAGCGGCAACCTCAGGCTCTGAAAAGTCAGGGACAACAACCAATGCCTCATCTACTGCCTACAAACAGTCTTAA
- the lcorl gene encoding uncharacterized protein lcorl isoform X1, whose translation MATQCRSSKCTAERKGFRRELDSWRHKLIHCVGFESILEGIYGPRLLQDLNIFDKCEPEAEDDWSMNANCSFCNLQLEKLNDHPAVAVPGSPSPAETPPPQGLSTSDKLQCQADRFLNAIFRKKEFPQSCDSSIPLVAQELMRKMIRRFALEYACKSQAHEGLNGLSDNSELLPHQPDLDGPLDLTISRASQSTPVDGVLDLSKKNTSENETAQRKVSGSLGPSVEEQSRLEQEDGSKGVTVLEKVLSSLCSHHRLLLYHILKDMQEDYNISVTLRDAHRRQFKAGSLCSHADKKSLNEAPILSLSDCSVNAGMCCRTVCRLPTCAFSPLCVCLKNIHGHSCQNTSLACVSHDICSNPTVCCTHSKPTSCQHQHNGDHTYISHIRGTLATHQGDCNSHSRCKGSRSPSPPPLSPKPVDLDCKIAVKSSIFQIQDCKSSNIAPPSLLPHRTEDEDTALYSNSPLRVGSPDECREKVVMLRTQAEKENDHQCGSFIGDLMDRVTEKLRSIQPSEKEQNLLTHGSQISKTRDDTHLTEIITTVLHNSSDKDYNLNELLQQHVATEQRSPQTRSRKRLETLVAMSKSPDLPSSRRQSLQIKRDLARLSPSYFKRKLGFEPERSLKTVKTYSLVEQSECRKLDRISKTVNTEPVKDTLENLSTHAQTKETQNNQESQETQPEPLPLDERTQLQTTDSDRKVKAKTHKEKNLTAQVGRARRNIVPPQRFSSYVTEPRKMYFAACFSESIFAKHSKDGTSTELGSTEEIAWPSDLCDKQPFHTEDKREDCDVPQSIISSKDKILFKNEPPCEHEDNGRNPDKESPRKRKPCQNSNSPTKRPKRHKANSLNTDSDSPTETMSNFATSESGQQVKASLSGLKYDSPIKLMFVSSVTGEDGVKYTLKAAASSSNSHEEMFDPCVESSWAGSAIDEHFQDPVFESAPERTVEHGGNKCTSPKVVSLDAVLPSCSNIEGQIQETLPQTPVKRGPGRPKKIGPYIVKSVKRPIGRPPKPKTTDLSSSTGATDSSSVNDRTTEKSCKDDGNKNLKITIVYGRSRRAKRVVSENVSSFPAQEHVEVLNDDTYSKSSSNNDEMTKDLFKDLHFVMPIEDRKCISSSSNIKCHRQSDTAVSRKPGRPPKVKISGISVTVNTGSPKQRKIHIKRDTKDSHLLRKTLVEFQPSKEQKTICIPTAIHKDLVDAPKERNQNTRGQLIPVRHSVRERKPSIHLLHSVATARSCALVRRSRKLLLNKVSCENAKNRQEALPKNALSTKTKNVTCVQDVVRFSAISVDSIFSSNEGFRWWPTSASPETLNEELARRIRLMSNTWVSDVLEANKSGEINSDLKPKTCEKLKGSAKKSASAIKMLFEKSYNMEKLSTWFMQSTETQPLAIVKKATARNPKDVFHYNLSRPNCKVNVCPSPQAERLRKHVKKFAKVVPKSPSMHKQAQEMLSKSRSQAKRKLFSTSSFNQRQRMSRSRSTWVVYRAALLRARLKFKTRPRIALEGDMVHTVFRDQMRTMTSGAETLELLKVMPNLVGKTPRPGTKVHNALKPLVKTPQKMIGIANISKTNRISSKAWSPESLKECRVFLKKINSPNTKSTTEDCNICTVKLYDVSQQEENEDVMVSETLSNAVNSPVQLPSSPKSQSKGGRKRGKRKSCSTSSSPPTKMLRQSRSSRGVLGARWCDFVLGKSSFEHYSIGSCLLTRNIRSSTVHLWNTN comes from the exons ATGGCGACCCAGTGCCGGAGCTCCAAATGCACGGCCGAAAGAAAAGGATTCCGGCGGGAACTCGACTCATGGCGACACAAACTCATCCACTGTGTCG gGTTTGAAAGTATACTGGAGGGAATATATGGACCAAGGCTGCTGCAAGATCTTAATATATTTGATA AGTGTGAACCAGAGGCTGAGGATGATTGGTCCATGAATGCAAACTGCTCTTTTTGCAACCTGCAGCTAGAGAAACTGAAT GACCATCCTGCTGTTGCCGTGCCTGGCTCGCCATCCCCTGCTGAAACCCCCCCACCTCAGGGCCTGTCCACCTCTGATAAACTCCAGTGCCAAGCAGACCGATTCCTCAATGCTATATTTCGTAAGAAGG AATTCCCTCAGAGCTGCGATTCCAGTATACCATTGGTAGCGCAGGAGCTGATGCGCAAGATGATACGGAGGTTTGCCTTAGAGTATGCGTGTAAAAGCCAGGCTCACGAGGGCCTGAATGGCCTGAGTGACAACTCTGAGCTTCTCCCTCATCAACCGGATCTTGATGGGCCTCTGGACCTCACCATCAGCCGAGCTTCTCAGTCCACACCAG TAGATGGAGTACTTGACCTCTCTAAGAAAAACACATCAGAAAATGAAACTGCTCAAAGAAAGGTTTCAGG TTCCTTAGGGCCAAGTGTGGAAGAGCAGTCCAGACTGGAGCAGGAAGATGGTTCTAAAGGTGTCACTGTGTTGGAGAAGGTCCTGTCTTCGCTTTGTTCCCATCATAGACTGCTACTCTATCATATTTTAAAGGATATGCAGGAAGATTACAACATCTCAGTAACGCTGCGTGATGCTCACAGAAGACAGTTTAAGGCCGGATCCCTCTGTTCCCATGCTGATAAAAAATCACTTAATGAGGCCCCAATACTTTCATTAAGTGACTGCTCAGTAAATGCTGGCATGTGTTGCAGAACAGTTTGTAGGCTTCCAACATGTGCATTTTCTCCTCTATGCGTCTGTCTGAAGAACATTCATGGCCATTCCTGCCAAAATACATCTCTGGCATGTGTTAGCCATGATATCTGTTCTAACCCTACCGTTTGTTGTACTCACTCAAAACCAACCTCATGCCAGCACCAGCACAATGGTGATCATACCTACATTTCTCATATAAGAGGTACCCTAGCCACCCATCAGGGTGATTGTAACTCTCATAGTAGATGTAAAGGAAGCCGTAGCCCCTCACCACCACCACTGTCACCAAAGCCAGTGGACCTGGACTGTAAAATAGCTGTCAAGTCCAGTATCTTCCAAATTCAGGACTGCAAGTCATCGAACATAGCACCTCCTTCTCTTCTACCTCACAGAACCGAGGATGAAGATACCGCTTTGTACTCCAACAGTCCTCTTCGTGTGGGATCTCCTGATGAATGTCGTGAAAAGGTTGTAATGTTGCGTACACAAGCAGAGAAGGAAAATGACCACCAGTGTGGTTCTTTTATAGGAGATCTAATGGACAGAGTCACTGAAAAGCTCAGGAGTATCCAACCTTCAGAGAAGGAACAAAATCTTCTTACCCATGGCAGTCAAATTTCTAAGACAAGAGATGACACACATTTGACAGAGATTATAACAACTGTGCTACACAACAGCAGTGACAAAGATTACAACCTCAATGAGCTGTTACAACAGCATGTAGCCACCGAACAGCGATCCCCTCAGACACGTTCACGTAAGAGACTGGAAACGTTAGTTGCCATGAGCAAGTCACCTGATCTTCCGTCATCAAGAAGACAAAGCTTGCAAATCAAAAGAGATCTGGCCAGACTTAGTCCATCATATTTTAAGAGGAAATTAGGGTTTGAGCCAGAGAGGTCCTTAAAAACTGTTAAAACATACTCTCTTGTTGAACAATCCGAATGCAGAAAGTTGGACAGAATATCCAAGACGGTGAACACGGAGCCAGTAAAAGATACTTTAGAAAATCTATCCACACATGCACAAACTAAGGAGACACAGAATAATCAAGAGAGCCAAGAAACTCAACCAGAACCACTGCCTCTTGATGAAAGAACACAATTACAAACAACTGATAGTGACCGGAAGGTAAAAGCCAAAACCCATAAAGAGAAAAATCTGACTGCTCAAGTTGGAAGGGCCAGACGAAATATTGTACCACCTCAGCGTTTCTCATCCTATGTTACTGAGCCACGAAAAATGTATTTTGCAGCCTGTTTTTCAGAAAGTATATTTGCCAAGCATTCCAAGGATGGCACGTCAACAGAACTTGGGTCTACCGAAGAAATTGCCTGGCCAAGTGATTTATGTGACAAACAGCCTTTTCATACTGAGGATAAACGAGAAGACTGTGATGTGCCACAGAGTATAATTTCATCAAAAGATAAGATTTTATTCAAAAATGAGCCACCATGTGAGCACGAGGATAATGGAAGGAATCCTGATAAGGAGAGTCCAAGAAAAAGAAAACCGTGCCAGAATTCCAATTCGCCAACAAAAAGACCTAAACGCCATAAAGCCAACAGTCTAAACACTGACTCAGACAGTCCTACTGAAACCATGTCTAACTTTGCTACCAGTGAGAGTGGACAACAAGTTAAAGCAAGCCTGTCTGGACTGAAATATGATAGTCCAATAAAGCTCATGTTTGTTTCCTCTGTGACAGGTGAAGATGGTGTAAAATATACTCTCAAAGCAGCTGCCTCAAGCTCAAATTCCCATGAAGAGATGTTTGATCCATGTGTGGAATCCTCATGGGCAGGTAGTGCCATTGATGAACATTTCCAGGATCCAGTCTTTGAATCTGCTCCAGAAAGAACTGTTGAGCATGGTGGGAACAAGTGCACTTCACCAAAAGTGGTTTCACTTGATGCAGTACTGCCCAGTTGTTCAAACATTGAGGGTCAAATCCAAGAAACACTACCACAAACTCCAGTAAAAAGGGGTCCTGGGCGTCCCAAAAAAATAGGACCATATATTGTGAAGTCTGTGAAGCGTCCCATTGGCAGACCTCCAAAACCCAAAACAACAGACTTAAGTTCTTCAACTGGTGCAACCGATTCCAGCTCAGTAAATGATAGAACCACAGAAAAGTCTTGTAAGGATGATggaaacaaaaatctaaaaatcaCCATAGTGTACGGAAGATCAAGAAGGGCAAAAAGAGTAGTTTCTGAAAATGTGAGCAGTTTCCCAGCACAGGAACATGTTGAAGTATTAAATGATGACACGTACAGTAAATCATCTAGTAACAATGATGAAATGACCAAGGATCTTTTTAAAGATCTCCATTTTGTTATGCCTATTGAAGACAGGAAATGCATCTCTTCTAGCAGCAACATCAAATGTCACAGACAGAGTGACACCGCAGTGTCAAGAAAACCAGGAAGACCTCCCAAAGTCAAAATTTCTGGGATCTCTGTCACTGTCAACACAGGGTCACCAAAGCAAAGAAAGATACATATAAAAAGGGACACAAAAGACTCACATCTGCTCAGAAAGACTCTTGTTGAATTTCAGCCTTCCAAAGAGCAGAAGACAATCTGCATTCCTACTGCCATTCACAAGGATTTAGTGGATGCACCAAAAGAACGTAACCAGAATACCAGAGGGCAGCTCATACCAGTGAGGCATTCTGTTAGAGAACGGAAACCCTCCATTCATTTGCTGCACTCTGTCGCTACTGCCAGATCCTGCGCATTGGTTCGCAGGTCACGAAAACTACTGCTGAATAAGGTTAGCTGCGAGAATGCAAAGAACCGACAAGAGGCGCTCCCAAAAAATGCACTTTCCACAAAGACCAAGAATGTCACTTGCGTACAAGACGTTGTTCGTTTTTCTGCCATTTCGGTGGACTCAATTTTTTCGTCAAATGAGGGTTTCAGGTGGTGGCCCACCTCGGCGTCACCTGAAACTTTAAATGAAGAGTTAGCTAGGAGGATCAGGCTGATGTCCAACACTTGGGTATCAGATGTCCTCGAGGCTAACAAGTCAGGAGAGATTAACTCTGATCTTAAACCAAAAACTTGTGAGAAGCTCAAAGGTTCTGCTAAGAAGTCTGCTTCTGCCATCAAAATGCTTTTTGAGAAAAGCTATAATATGGAGAAGCTCAGTACTTGGTTCATGCAGTCCACAGAAACTCAGCCCCTTGCAATTGTAAAGAAGGCCACTGCAAGAAACCCCAAGGACGTCTTTCACTACAACCTCAGCAGACCCAATTGCAAAGTAAATGTTTGCCCAAGTCCACAAGCAGAGAGACTCAGGAAACATGTCAAGAAATTTGCTAAAGTCGTCCCAAAGAGTCCATCAATGCACAAACAAGCACAAGAAATGCTGTCCAAGTCAAGGTCACAAGCCAAGAGAAAGCTTTTTAGTACATCATCATTTAATCAGAGGCAGCGGATGTCTAGGTCTAGAAGCACATGGGTTGTCTACAGAGCAGCTTTGCTTAGAGCGAGGCTAAAGTTTAAAACCAGGCCTAGGATAGCATTAGAAGGTGATATGGTACACACAGTTTTTCGTGACCAGATGAGGACAATGACTTCAGGTGCTGAGACTCTAGAATTATTGAAAGTCATGCCTAACTTGGTAGGTAAGACACCCAGACCAGGCACGAAAGTTCACAATGCATTAAAGCCTCTCGTCAAAACTCCTCAGAAAATGATTGGGATTGCCAATATTTCAAAGACGAATAGAATCAGCTCCAAAGCATGGAGCCCAGAGTCCTTAAAGGAGTGCAGGGTGTTTCTGAAAAAGATCAACTCCCCAAACACAAAGTCAACGACAGAGGATTGTAACATTTGCACAGTAAAGCTCTATGATGTCTCGCAGCAAGAGGAGAATGAGGATGTTATGGTGAGCGAGACACTTTCCAATGCAGTTAACTCTCCAGTACAGCTGCCCTCATCCCCAAAAAGCCAGAGCAAGGGAGGAAGAAAAAGAGGCAAACGGAAAAGTTGCAGCACAAGTTCATCTCCCCCAACAAAAATGCTCAGACAATCAAGGAGCAGCAGGGGTGTTCTGGGAGCAAGGTGGTGTGACTTTGTGCTCGGTAAGTCATCTTTTGAGCATTATAGTATTGGATCATGCCTCCTCACCAGAAATATCAGATCCAGCactgttcatctttggaacacaaattaa